A part of Capsicum annuum cultivar UCD-10X-F1 chromosome 6, UCD10Xv1.1, whole genome shotgun sequence genomic DNA contains:
- the LOC107873705 gene encoding gibberellin receptor GID1B-like, giving the protein MAGSNEINANESKRVVPLNTWILISNFKLSYNMLRRPDGTFDRDLAEFLDRKVPTNSIPVDGVYSFDVFDRVTSLLNRIYRSAPEDEIDWGKIELEKPLSTTEIVPVIIYFHGGSFTHSSANSAIYDTFCRRLVKICKAVVVSVNYRRSPEHRYPCAYDDGWAALKWVKSRSWLQSGKDSKVHVYLAGDSSGGNIAHHVAVTAAEADVEVLGNIHLHPMFGGEKRTESEKRLDGKYFVTVQDRDWYWRAYLPDGEDRDHPACNIFGPRSRTLKGLKFPKSLVVVAGLDLSQDWQLAYVDGLKTSGHEVKLLYLKQATIGFYFLPNNDHFPCLMEEITSFIHSNCS; this is encoded by the exons ATGGCTGGAAGTAATGAAATTAATGCTAATGAATCTAAG AGGGTGGTTCCGCTTAATACATGGATCCTTATATCCAATTTCAAGCTTTCTTACAACATGCTTCGTCGGCCTGATGGGACGTTTGATCGTGATTTAGCTGAGTTCCTAGACCGGAAGGTCCCTACAAACTCGATTCCAGTCGATGGGGTTTattcttttgatgtatttgatcGTGTGACAAGCCTTCTTAATCGAATCTATCGATCTGCCCCTGAGGATGAGATCGATTGGGGTAAAATCGAGCTCGAGAAGCCTTTGAGCACCACGGAAATTGTTCCGGTTATAATTTATTTCCACGGCGGAAGTTTTACTCATTCCTCAGCCAATAGTGCTATTTACGACACATTTTGCCGTCGCCTGGTTAAGATTTGCAAGGCTGTTGTTGTCTCTGTGAACTATCGGAGATCGCCAGAACATCGATATCCGTGTGCTTACGACGATGGATGGGCTGCTCTAAAATGGGTAAAATCAAGGTCGTGGCTTCAAAGCGGAAAGGACTCGAAAGTTCACGTCTATTTGGCTGGTGATAGTTCGGGTGGTAACATTGCTCACCACGTCGCTGTCACGGCTGCTGAAGCAGATGTCGAAGTATTAGGTAACATACATCTCCATCCAATGTTCGGTGGGGAAAAGAGGACGGAATCTGAGAAGAGATTAGACGGGAAATACTTCGTAACAGTTCAAGACCGGGATTGGTACTGGCGGGCGTATCTACCAGACGGTGAAGATAGAGATCATCCAGCATGTAACATATTCGGACCGAGGAGTAGAACCCTCAAAGGACTAAAGTTTCCAAAGAGTCTAGTCGTGGTAGCCGGGTTGGATCTTAGTCAAGACTGGCAATTGGCATACGTCGATGGCTTAAAGACATCGGGGCACGAGGTAAAGCTCCTGTACCTAAAGCAAGCGACGATCGGCTTCTACTTCTTGCCGAACAACGATCATTTCCCTTGCCTCATGGAAGAGATAACGAGCTTCATCCATTCTAACTGTTCATAG